In one window of Lacticaseibacillus casei DSM 20011 = JCM 1134 = ATCC 393 DNA:
- a CDS encoding AbrB family transcriptional regulator, translating to METTIKRWGDSQGVIISKTMLAKMGIDDLDDQLVKMHIDGKGRLIIEKKKSPSKLEERFIDFDVLTYSKKVKHGGELDWGKPSGNEI from the coding sequence ATGGAAACGACGATTAAACGCTGGGGAGACTCTCAAGGTGTCATCATTTCAAAAACAATGCTGGCAAAAATGGGAATTGATGATCTCGATGACCAACTGGTAAAGATGCATATAGATGGCAAAGGCCGTTTAATCATTGAAAAGAAAAAAAGTCCTTCAAAACTGGAAGAACGGTTTATTGATTTTGACGTTTTAACTTACTCAAAGAAAGTCAAGCATGGAGGCGAACTAGATTGGGGCAAGCCGAGTGGTAATGAAATTTAA
- a CDS encoding pyruvate oxidase, with product MATKAADQLVSVLMDWQVKHVFGLPGDSIDTTVDALRRHQDKIKFVQVRHEEVAALAASATAKLTGGLGVCLSIGGPGAIHLLNGLYDAKMDHAPVLALLGQVTTSNLNEGFFQEVNTPKLFDDVAVYNKTVMASDNLGQIIDTAIRTAFTEKGVAVLTIPDDLPDQKETTSYRDSAAAFALNVPEVDPKQLDDVASLLQKSQKPLALIGRGAEHAGEQVQKFVEANHIPFIQTMPAKGTVADDHPNSLGNVGKLGTKPAYEAMKATDLLFMIGTNYPYTAYLPDEGQAKCVQIDTQPENLGKRYSVDVAVDGDVETFLTELNAKGSLRDDDRFLKACQKNMESWDKWMAEKRLLTTNPASPEAVFATIDQTAPKDAVYSVDVGTSTSWGARFLNVQPTQKYTISAWLGTMGCGLPGAIAGAEAFPKRQNISVAGDGAFAMVMQDFVTAVKYKLPIIMVVLNNQKLAFIEYEQQSAGQLNYEIDLADMDYAKIAEAAGGVGYTAHSNDEFKEALTKAYQETEKPVLINTYVQDDAPLPGKIVGEEAKGYMKYGSQYLENYWKIPSMPPLKDIMRQFF from the coding sequence ATGGCAACAAAAGCAGCAGATCAGTTAGTCAGCGTTTTGATGGATTGGCAAGTGAAGCACGTTTTTGGCCTACCAGGCGATTCGATTGATACGACCGTCGATGCGTTGCGCCGTCATCAAGACAAGATTAAGTTCGTTCAGGTTCGGCATGAAGAAGTTGCGGCACTAGCTGCCTCAGCAACGGCTAAGCTGACTGGTGGCCTTGGCGTTTGCCTGTCAATCGGTGGTCCGGGTGCCATCCATCTGTTGAACGGCTTATATGATGCCAAAATGGATCACGCCCCGGTTTTGGCATTGTTGGGACAGGTCACGACCAGCAATCTGAATGAAGGCTTTTTCCAGGAAGTCAATACGCCTAAGCTGTTTGATGACGTGGCGGTTTACAATAAAACGGTCATGGCTTCGGATAATTTAGGCCAGATTATCGATACGGCGATTCGAACCGCGTTTACGGAAAAAGGCGTAGCGGTTTTGACGATTCCGGATGATTTGCCGGATCAAAAGGAAACGACGAGTTATCGTGACAGTGCTGCGGCTTTTGCATTGAATGTACCGGAAGTTGATCCTAAACAGCTGGATGATGTGGCATCGCTGTTGCAGAAGTCGCAGAAGCCATTAGCTTTGATCGGCCGTGGGGCGGAACATGCCGGGGAACAGGTTCAAAAGTTTGTTGAGGCTAACCACATCCCGTTTATCCAAACGATGCCGGCCAAGGGAACAGTTGCGGATGATCACCCTAATAGTCTTGGCAATGTCGGTAAGCTCGGCACCAAGCCGGCTTATGAGGCGATGAAGGCAACGGATTTGCTGTTCATGATCGGCACCAACTACCCGTATACAGCTTACTTACCTGATGAAGGACAAGCAAAATGTGTCCAGATCGATACGCAACCAGAGAATCTGGGCAAGCGGTACTCAGTTGATGTGGCGGTTGATGGCGATGTCGAAACCTTTTTGACCGAACTGAACGCCAAGGGGTCGTTGCGTGATGACGATCGCTTCCTGAAAGCTTGTCAGAAGAATATGGAAAGTTGGGACAAGTGGATGGCCGAAAAGCGTCTGTTGACCACGAACCCAGCCTCACCAGAAGCAGTCTTTGCCACGATTGATCAGACTGCGCCAAAAGATGCGGTTTACTCAGTTGATGTCGGGACGTCGACGTCATGGGGTGCCCGTTTTCTAAACGTTCAACCAACGCAGAAATATACCATTTCGGCTTGGTTAGGCACGATGGGTTGCGGCTTGCCGGGCGCGATTGCCGGGGCCGAAGCCTTCCCGAAGCGGCAAAATATCAGTGTGGCCGGTGATGGCGCGTTTGCCATGGTCATGCAGGATTTCGTTACCGCGGTTAAATACAAGCTGCCCATTATCATGGTTGTTTTGAACAACCAAAAGTTGGCCTTTATCGAATATGAACAGCAAAGTGCCGGTCAGCTGAATTATGAAATCGATTTGGCGGACATGGACTATGCCAAGATTGCTGAAGCTGCTGGGGGCGTTGGTTACACAGCCCACAGCAACGACGAGTTCAAAGAAGCGTTGACTAAGGCCTATCAGGAAACGGAGAAGCCGGTTTTGATCAACACCTATGTTCAAGACGACGCCCCGCTACCAGGCAAAATTGTCGGCGAGGAAGCGAAGGGTTACATGAAGTATGGCTCCCAGTATCTCGAAAATTACTGGAAGATTCCATCCATGCCACCGTTGAAAGACATTATGCGGCAGTTCTTTTAA